A single window of Streptomyces sp. NBC_00464 DNA harbors:
- the leuD gene encoding 3-isopropylmalate dehydratase small subunit — MEAFTAHTGRAVPLRRSNVDTDQIIPAHWLKKVTRDGFEDGLFEAWRKDETFVLNRPERKGASVLVAGPDFGTGSSREHAVWALQNYGFKTVISSRFADIFRGNSLKNGLLTVVLDQKVVDALWELTEADPTAEVTVDLEKRQVLAEGVVADFELDENARWRLLNGLDDISLTLQNEADIASYEAARPAHKPRTINA, encoded by the coding sequence ATGGAAGCTTTCACCGCACACACCGGCCGGGCCGTCCCGCTGCGCCGCAGCAACGTCGACACCGACCAGATCATTCCCGCCCACTGGCTGAAGAAGGTCACCCGGGACGGCTTCGAGGACGGGCTCTTCGAGGCCTGGCGCAAGGACGAGACCTTCGTCCTCAACCGCCCGGAGCGCAAGGGTGCCTCGGTCCTGGTGGCCGGCCCCGACTTCGGCACCGGCTCGTCCCGCGAGCACGCCGTCTGGGCGCTCCAGAACTACGGCTTCAAGACCGTGATCTCCTCCCGTTTCGCCGACATCTTCCGCGGTAACTCGCTGAAGAACGGGCTGTTGACCGTGGTCCTGGACCAGAAGGTCGTCGACGCCCTCTGGGAGCTGACCGAGGCCGACCCGACGGCCGAGGTCACCGTCGACCTGGAGAAGCGGCAGGTCCTCGCCGAGGGCGTCGTCGCCGACTTCGAGCTCGACGAGAACGCCCGCTGGCGGCTGCTGAACGGGCTGGACGACATCAGCCTCACCCTGCAGAACGAAGCGGACATCGCGTCCTACGAGGCGGCCAGGCCGGCCCACAAGCCCCGTACAATTAACGCCTGA
- a CDS encoding NAD(P)H-dependent glycerol-3-phosphate dehydrogenase → MTHPVKAAVFGTGSWGTAFAMILADAGCEVTLWGRRAEVAEAVNTTRTNPEYLPGVELPASVRATTDAAEALRGADFAVLVVPSQTLRANLADWAPHLEPQTVLVSLMKGVELGTAKRMSEVIEDVTHVSADRIAVITGPNLAKEIAERRPAAAVVACRDESVARRLQVACHTPYFRPYTSTDVVGCELGGAVKNVIGLAVGIADGMGLGDNAKGSLITRGLAETIRLGLAMGADPLTFSGLAGLGDLVATCSSPLSRNHTFGLNLGRGMTLQETIAVTKQTAEGVKSCESVLDLARRHGVEMPLTETVVGIVHEGKPPMVALKELMSRSAKAERH, encoded by the coding sequence GTGACGCACCCCGTAAAGGCAGCCGTCTTCGGAACCGGCTCTTGGGGTACGGCGTTCGCCATGATCCTCGCGGACGCCGGCTGCGAGGTCACCCTCTGGGGGCGCCGGGCCGAGGTCGCCGAGGCCGTCAACACGACCCGTACCAACCCCGAATACCTGCCGGGCGTCGAACTCCCCGCATCGGTGCGGGCCACCACGGACGCAGCCGAAGCGCTGCGCGGCGCCGACTTCGCGGTGCTTGTCGTGCCGTCCCAGACGCTGCGCGCCAACCTCGCCGACTGGGCCCCGCACCTGGAGCCGCAGACGGTCCTTGTCTCCCTGATGAAGGGCGTCGAACTCGGCACCGCGAAGCGGATGAGCGAGGTCATCGAGGACGTCACCCACGTCTCCGCCGACCGCATCGCCGTCATCACCGGGCCCAACCTCGCCAAGGAGATCGCCGAACGCCGTCCCGCCGCAGCCGTCGTGGCCTGCCGGGACGAGTCCGTCGCCCGCCGCCTCCAGGTCGCCTGCCACACCCCGTACTTCCGCCCCTACACCAGCACCGACGTGGTCGGCTGCGAGCTCGGGGGCGCCGTCAAGAACGTCATCGGGCTGGCCGTCGGCATCGCCGACGGCATGGGGCTCGGCGACAACGCCAAGGGCTCGCTCATCACCCGCGGCCTCGCCGAGACCATCCGGCTCGGCCTGGCCATGGGAGCCGACCCGCTGACCTTCTCCGGACTCGCGGGCCTCGGCGACCTGGTGGCGACCTGCTCGTCGCCGCTGTCGCGCAACCACACCTTCGGCCTCAACCTCGGCCGCGGGATGACGCTCCAGGAGACCATCGCGGTCACCAAGCAGACCGCCGAGGGCGTCAAGTCGTGTGAATCCGTGCTCGACCTGGCCCGTCGGCACGGGGTCGAGATGCCCCTCACCGAGACGGTCGTCGGCATCGTCCACGAGGGCAAGCCGCCGATGGTCGCGCTCAAGGAACTGATGTCGCGCAGCGCGAAGGCCGAGCGGCACTGA
- the leuC gene encoding 3-isopropylmalate dehydratase large subunit — MGRTLAEKVWDDHVVRRAEGEPDLLYIDLHLLHEVTSPQAFDGLRQAGRPVRRLDLTIATEDHNTPTLDIDKPIADPVSRAQLETLRKNCAEFGVRLHPLGDVEQGVVHVVGPQLGLTQPGTTVVCGDSHTSTHGAFGALAFGIGTSQVEHVLATQTLPLARPKTMAITIDGELPESVTAKDLILAIIARIGTGGGQGYILEYRGSAIEKLSMEARMTICNMSIEAGARAGMIAPDRTTFDYLQGRDHAPQGEDWDAAVAYWKTLRTDDDAVFDAEVVIEAAALAPFVTWGTNPGQGAPLSANVPDPASYEDASERNAAEKALEYMGLTAGQPLREIKVDTVFVGSCTNGRIEDLRNAAAILDGRKVADGVRMLVVPGSVRVALQAVEEGLDKVFTAAGAEWRHAGCSMCLGMNPDQLAPGERSASTSNRNFEGRQGKGGRTHLVSPQVAAATAVLGHLASPADLSDARTPAGV, encoded by the coding sequence ATGGGTAGGACACTCGCGGAGAAGGTTTGGGACGACCATGTCGTCCGGCGCGCCGAAGGTGAGCCCGACCTCCTCTACATCGATCTGCACCTGCTGCACGAGGTGACCAGCCCGCAGGCCTTCGACGGTCTGCGGCAGGCCGGACGCCCGGTGCGGCGCCTCGACCTCACCATCGCCACCGAGGACCACAACACCCCGACCCTCGACATCGACAAGCCGATCGCCGACCCGGTCTCCCGCGCTCAGCTGGAGACCCTGCGCAAGAACTGCGCGGAGTTCGGCGTCAGGCTGCACCCGCTGGGCGACGTCGAGCAGGGCGTCGTGCACGTGGTCGGCCCGCAGCTGGGTCTGACCCAGCCCGGCACCACGGTCGTGTGTGGTGATTCCCACACCTCCACGCACGGCGCGTTCGGTGCGCTGGCCTTCGGTATCGGCACCAGCCAGGTCGAGCACGTGCTGGCCACGCAGACGCTGCCGCTGGCCCGTCCGAAGACGATGGCCATCACCATCGACGGCGAACTGCCCGAGAGCGTCACCGCCAAGGACCTGATCCTCGCGATCATCGCGCGGATCGGCACCGGCGGCGGCCAGGGCTACATCCTCGAATACCGCGGCTCCGCCATCGAGAAGCTCTCGATGGAGGCCCGGATGACCATCTGCAACATGTCGATCGAGGCCGGCGCGCGGGCGGGCATGATCGCCCCCGACCGGACCACCTTCGACTACCTGCAGGGCCGGGACCACGCCCCGCAGGGCGAGGACTGGGACGCGGCCGTCGCGTACTGGAAGACGCTGCGTACGGACGACGACGCGGTCTTCGACGCCGAGGTGGTCATCGAGGCCGCCGCGCTGGCGCCGTTCGTCACCTGGGGCACCAACCCCGGCCAGGGCGCGCCGCTGTCGGCCAACGTCCCCGATCCTGCTTCGTACGAGGACGCCTCGGAGCGCAACGCCGCCGAAAAGGCCCTGGAGTACATGGGGTTGACCGCCGGCCAGCCGCTGCGCGAGATCAAGGTCGACACCGTCTTCGTAGGCTCCTGCACCAACGGCCGGATCGAGGACCTGCGTAACGCGGCCGCGATCCTGGACGGCCGCAAAGTCGCCGACGGCGTACGGATGCTGGTCGTCCCGGGCTCCGTCCGGGTCGCCCTGCAGGCCGTCGAGGAGGGCCTGGACAAGGTCTTCACCGCCGCCGGCGCCGAATGGCGGCACGCGGGTTGCTCGATGTGCCTCGGTATGAACCCCGACCAGCTGGCCCCCGGCGAGCGCTCCGCCTCGACCTCGAACCGTAACTTCGAGGGCCGGCAGGGCAAGGGCGGCCGTACGCACCTGGTCTCCCCGCAGGTTGCCGCCGCGACCGCCGTGCTGGGCCATCTGGCCTCGCCGGCCGACCTGTCCGACGCCCGTACGCCCGCCGGAGTCTGA
- a CDS encoding HU family DNA-binding protein, giving the protein MNKAQLVEAIADKVGGRQQAADAVDAVLDAIVRAVVAGDRVSVTGFGSFEKVDRPARYARNPQTGERVRVKKTSVPRFRAGQGFKDLVSGSKKLPKNDVAVKKAPKGSLSGGSSTRTTAKAAAKKATAKKAVAKKATAKKTVAAAKTTAATAKKTTAKKTSAAAKKTTAAAKKATPAAKKTTTAAKKAVASKTAPAKKTTAKKAPAKKTTARKTTAKKATARKK; this is encoded by the coding sequence GTGAACAAGGCGCAGCTCGTAGAAGCGATTGCCGACAAGGTCGGCGGCCGTCAGCAGGCCGCGGACGCCGTCGATGCGGTGCTCGACGCGATCGTTCGTGCGGTTGTCGCAGGTGACCGGGTTTCGGTCACCGGCTTCGGCTCGTTCGAGAAGGTCGACCGCCCCGCCCGCTACGCCCGCAACCCGCAGACGGGTGAGCGCGTACGGGTCAAGAAGACCTCGGTGCCCCGTTTCCGTGCGGGACAGGGCTTCAAGGACCTGGTGAGCGGCTCGAAGAAGCTCCCCAAGAACGACGTGGCCGTGAAGAAGGCCCCCAAGGGCAGCCTCTCGGGCGGTTCTTCCACCCGTACGACGGCCAAGGCCGCCGCAAAGAAGGCGACCGCCAAGAAGGCCGTGGCGAAGAAGGCCACCGCCAAGAAGACCGTGGCAGCGGCGAAGACGACGGCTGCCACCGCCAAGAAGACCACCGCGAAGAAGACCTCCGCGGCGGCGAAGAAGACCACGGCGGCCGCGAAGAAGGCGACCCCGGCGGCGAAGAAGACGACGACGGCAGCCAAGAAGGCCGTCGCCAGCAAGACCGCGCCCGCCAAGAAGACCACGGCGAAGAAGGCGCCCGCGAAGAAGACCACCGCGCGCAAGACCACGGCCAAGAAGGCCACTGCACGCAAGAAGTGA
- a CDS encoding thiamine-phosphate kinase: protein MKGTVGELGEFGLIRELTSRLTTTPAVRLGPGDDAAVITAPDRRVVASTDILLEGRHFRRDWSTAYDVGRKAAAQNLADIAAMGAVPTALLLGLVVPAELPVTWAGELMDGIRDECQVAGAAVVGGDVVRGDTITVAITALGDLRNHEPVTRAGAQPGDVVAVTGWLGWSAAGYAVLSRGFRSPRAFVEAHRRPEPPYHAGPAAAGLGATAMTDVSDGLVADLGHIAEASKVRIDLRSGLIDIPSQMSDIGQAVGVDPLQWVLTGGEDHAIVATFPADVKLPARWKVIGEVLNPSALPQVTVDGAPWTAKSGWDHFGDIEDAQ, encoded by the coding sequence GTGAAGGGAACCGTGGGCGAGTTGGGGGAGTTCGGGCTCATCAGGGAACTGACCTCCCGGCTCACCACCACTCCGGCGGTACGGCTGGGGCCCGGCGACGACGCCGCGGTCATCACCGCCCCCGACCGCAGGGTCGTGGCCAGCACGGACATCCTGCTGGAGGGGCGGCACTTCCGGCGTGACTGGTCGACGGCGTACGACGTCGGCCGCAAGGCCGCCGCACAGAACCTCGCCGACATCGCGGCCATGGGCGCCGTGCCCACGGCACTGCTCCTCGGCCTCGTCGTCCCCGCCGAACTCCCGGTCACCTGGGCCGGGGAGCTGATGGACGGCATCCGCGACGAGTGCCAGGTCGCGGGGGCGGCCGTGGTCGGCGGCGACGTGGTGCGCGGCGACACCATCACCGTCGCGATCACCGCGCTCGGCGATCTGCGCAACCACGAACCCGTCACCAGGGCGGGCGCCCAGCCGGGCGACGTCGTCGCCGTCACCGGCTGGCTCGGCTGGTCCGCCGCCGGGTACGCCGTGCTCTCGCGCGGCTTCCGCTCGCCCCGCGCCTTCGTGGAGGCCCACCGCCGCCCCGAACCGCCCTACCACGCAGGCCCCGCGGCGGCCGGTCTCGGCGCCACCGCGATGACGGACGTCAGTGACGGACTCGTCGCCGACCTCGGGCACATCGCCGAGGCCAGCAAGGTCCGCATCGACCTGCGCTCCGGGCTCATCGACATCCCGTCGCAGATGTCCGACATCGGGCAGGCCGTCGGCGTGGACCCGCTCCAGTGGGTGCTCACCGGTGGCGAGGACCACGCGATCGTCGCGACGTTCCCGGCCGACGTGAAGCTGCCGGCCCGCTGGAAGGTGATCGGCGAGGTCCTCAACCCCTCGGCGCTGCCGCAGGTGACGGTCGACGGGGCGCCCTGGACAGCCAAGAGCGGCTGGGACCACTTCGGCGACATCGAGGACGCCCAGTAG
- a CDS encoding D-alanine--D-alanine ligase family protein — translation MSSENLPQSTEQQLRKPRVAVVFGGRSSEHGISVVTAGAVLNAIDRSKYDVLPIGITTDGRWALTADAPERMAITDRKMPDVAQLAESDEGGVVLSVDPGSREVVYSEPGSVPKVLGEVDVVFPVLHGPYGEDGTLQGLLELSGVPYVGAGVLASAVGQDKEYMKRVFTSFGLAVGPYLVVRPREWDNDPQGARKRITAFADEHGWPLFIKPARAGSSIGITKVDDASGLDEAIEEARRHDPKFLVESLLRGREIECGVLEFEDGPRASVPAEIPPVTSHDFYDFEAKYIDAAPGMVPAPLTDEETAEVQRLAVEAFEAASCEGLVRADFFLTEDGGFVINEINTLPGFTPISMYPRMWQESGVSYQQLVDRLIQAALDRPTGLR, via the coding sequence ATGAGCAGCGAGAACCTCCCCCAGAGTACGGAGCAGCAGCTCCGCAAGCCGCGTGTGGCCGTCGTGTTCGGCGGCCGCAGCTCCGAACACGGCATTTCGGTGGTCACGGCCGGTGCGGTCCTGAACGCGATCGACCGGTCGAAGTACGACGTCCTGCCGATCGGCATCACGACGGACGGCCGCTGGGCGCTCACCGCCGACGCACCCGAACGCATGGCCATCACGGACCGGAAGATGCCCGACGTGGCACAACTGGCCGAGTCCGACGAGGGCGGCGTGGTGCTCTCCGTCGATCCCGGCAGCCGCGAAGTGGTCTACAGCGAGCCCGGATCCGTCCCCAAGGTGCTTGGCGAGGTCGACGTCGTCTTCCCCGTCCTGCACGGTCCCTACGGTGAGGACGGCACGCTCCAGGGCCTCCTGGAGCTCTCCGGTGTGCCGTACGTCGGCGCCGGCGTCCTCGCCTCGGCGGTCGGCCAGGACAAGGAGTACATGAAGCGCGTCTTCACCTCCTTCGGGCTCGCCGTCGGGCCGTACCTGGTCGTACGCCCCCGCGAGTGGGACAACGACCCCCAGGGCGCCCGCAAGCGCATCACGGCCTTCGCCGACGAGCACGGCTGGCCGCTCTTCATCAAGCCCGCCCGGGCCGGCTCGTCCATCGGCATCACCAAGGTCGACGACGCGTCCGGCCTCGACGAGGCGATCGAGGAGGCCCGCCGCCACGACCCCAAGTTCCTTGTGGAGTCGCTGCTGCGGGGCCGCGAGATCGAGTGCGGGGTGCTGGAGTTCGAGGACGGCCCGCGCGCCAGCGTGCCCGCCGAGATCCCGCCGGTCACCTCGCACGACTTCTACGACTTCGAGGCCAAGTACATCGACGCGGCGCCCGGGATGGTGCCCGCCCCGCTCACCGACGAGGAGACCGCCGAGGTCCAGCGGCTCGCGGTCGAGGCCTTCGAGGCCGCCTCCTGCGAGGGCCTGGTGCGCGCCGACTTCTTCCTCACCGAGGACGGCGGCTTCGTCATCAACGAGATCAACACCCTGCCGGGCTTCACCCCGATCTCCATGTACCCGCGCATGTGGCAGGAGAGCGGCGTCAGCTACCAGCAGCTGGTCGACCGGCTCATCCAGGCGGCGCTGGACCGGCCGACCGGCCTGCGCTGA
- a CDS encoding HAD family hydrolase, translated as MPIRAVLWDVDDTLFDYTTAAATGMSRHLAAEGLPEGYATADEALDAWGRLTRLHWQRFSDGETDWQGQRRDRARDFLARPLDDAAADAWFERHIAHYEAAWALFPDTVPALDALAGAYRHAVLSNSALDQQHHKLTVLGVRDRFETVLCAAELGISKPAPGAFLAACEALDLPPAEVLYVGDEPDIDARGATAAGLTGVWLDRHGRGGRPELVRITGLDQLPGLLAANTRFGAPDTFG; from the coding sequence ATGCCGATCAGAGCGGTCCTCTGGGACGTGGATGACACACTCTTCGACTACACGACGGCCGCCGCCACCGGTATGTCCCGGCACCTCGCGGCCGAGGGGCTGCCCGAGGGCTACGCCACCGCCGACGAGGCCCTCGATGCCTGGGGGCGGCTCACCCGGCTCCACTGGCAGCGGTTCTCCGACGGGGAGACCGACTGGCAGGGCCAGCGCCGTGACCGGGCCAGGGACTTCCTCGCACGCCCGCTGGACGATGCCGCAGCCGATGCCTGGTTCGAGCGGCACATCGCCCACTACGAGGCCGCCTGGGCACTCTTCCCGGACACCGTGCCCGCACTTGACGCCCTGGCCGGGGCGTACCGGCACGCCGTGCTGTCGAACTCCGCCCTGGACCAGCAGCACCACAAGCTGACCGTGCTCGGTGTGCGCGACCGCTTCGAGACCGTCCTGTGCGCGGCGGAGCTGGGCATCTCCAAGCCCGCCCCCGGGGCGTTTCTCGCCGCCTGCGAGGCGCTGGACCTGCCGCCGGCCGAGGTTCTCTACGTGGGGGACGAACCCGACATCGACGCCCGCGGCGCGACGGCGGCCGGTCTCACGGGCGTCTGGCTGGACCGGCACGGACGGGGCGGACGGCCCGAACTCGTCCGGATCACGGGCCTCGACCAGCTCCCCGGCCTGCTTGCGGCCAATACCCGTTTTGGAGCGCCGGACACCTTCGGGTAA
- a CDS encoding DUF3515 domain-containing protein yields MTSFCRRLPHPVLLGPSAALVLMAAAGCTSTDPSASVTVPTPSSEAAAYCRALHKELPSSVAGLERSDPAPRSDLTAGWGDGAIVLRCGVARPAKMDDSQSKAAEANGVNWLLEQREDDGPRFTTTLRKAYVEVTFSAAYAHDATPLAAFASAVKKTVPSSL; encoded by the coding sequence GTGACATCTTTCTGCCGCCGGCTCCCCCACCCCGTGCTCCTCGGTCCGTCCGCCGCCCTGGTCCTCATGGCTGCGGCGGGCTGCACTTCCACGGACCCCTCGGCATCGGTCACGGTGCCCACGCCGTCCTCGGAAGCCGCAGCCTACTGCCGTGCGCTGCACAAGGAGCTGCCGAGTTCCGTCGCCGGTCTGGAGCGCAGTGACCCCGCGCCCCGTTCGGATCTGACCGCCGGGTGGGGGGACGGGGCGATCGTACTGCGCTGCGGTGTCGCGCGCCCCGCGAAGATGGACGACTCCCAGTCGAAGGCCGCCGAGGCGAACGGCGTCAACTGGCTGCTGGAGCAACGGGAGGACGACGGGCCGCGCTTCACGACCACCCTGCGCAAGGCATACGTCGAGGTCACGTTCTCGGCGGCGTACGCGCATGACGCGACCCCGCTGGCGGCCTTCGCGTCGGCGGTCAAGAAGACGGTCCCCAGCAGCCTGTAG
- the ndgR gene encoding IclR family transcriptional regulator NdgR, whose amino-acid sequence MDNSSGVGVLDKAALVLSALESGPATLAGLVAATGLARPTAHRLAVALEHHRMVARDMQGRFILGPRLSELAAAAGEDRLLATAGPVLTHLRDITGESAQLYRRQGDMRICVAAAERLSGLRDTVPVGSTLTMKAGSSAQILMAWEEPERLHRGLQGARFTATALSGVRRRGWAQSIGEREPGVASVSAPVRGPSNRVVAAVSVSGPIERLTRHPGRMHAQAVIDSAARLSEALRRTG is encoded by the coding sequence ATGGACAACTCTAGCGGCGTCGGCGTTCTCGACAAGGCAGCTCTGGTATTGAGCGCCCTGGAGTCCGGGCCGGCCACCCTCGCCGGGCTGGTCGCGGCGACCGGGCTCGCACGACCCACGGCTCACCGACTGGCCGTGGCACTGGAACACCACCGCATGGTGGCAAGGGACATGCAGGGCCGCTTCATTCTCGGCCCCCGCCTCTCCGAGCTCGCCGCGGCGGCGGGCGAGGACCGGCTGCTCGCCACGGCCGGACCGGTGCTCACCCACCTCCGCGACATCACCGGCGAGAGCGCCCAGCTCTACCGCCGGCAGGGCGACATGCGCATCTGCGTGGCGGCGGCGGAGCGGCTGTCCGGTCTGCGGGACACCGTGCCGGTCGGCTCCACGCTCACCATGAAGGCGGGATCCTCCGCCCAGATCCTGATGGCCTGGGAGGAGCCCGAGCGCCTCCACCGCGGCCTCCAGGGCGCCCGTTTCACCGCGACGGCGCTCTCCGGCGTACGACGCCGGGGCTGGGCCCAGTCGATCGGCGAGCGCGAACCGGGCGTCGCCTCGGTCTCCGCCCCGGTGCGCGGCCCCTCGAACCGGGTGGTCGCGGCGGTCTCGGTCTCCGGACCGATCGAGCGGCTGACCCGCCACCCGGGCCGGATGCACGCCCAGGCCGTCATCGACTCGGCCGCCCGGCTGAGCGAGGCACTCCGCCGCACGGGCTGA
- the cofC gene encoding 2-phospho-L-lactate guanylyltransferase: protein MRIEGETATNTDPTGPWSLVVPLKPLARAKSRLTPASGALLRPRLALAFARDTVSAALSCPEVADVVVVTDDTAAGAALAALGARIVADTPAAGLNAALAHGERTVRSARPRAALAALNADLPALRPAELSRVLEFSAAFPRAFVTDAAGIGTTFLSAGPGVELRPAFGGPSRARHLASGAAEVTLSGIDSVRQDVDTGDDLRAALALGVGPYTAGRWAAGVRAADR from the coding sequence ATGCGCATCGAGGGGGAGACCGCCACGAACACCGACCCGACCGGCCCCTGGTCACTGGTCGTCCCGTTGAAGCCCCTGGCGCGGGCCAAGAGCAGGCTGACGCCCGCTTCCGGCGCCCTGCTGCGGCCGCGGCTCGCTCTGGCCTTCGCCCGGGACACCGTGTCCGCCGCGTTGTCCTGCCCGGAGGTGGCCGATGTGGTGGTCGTCACGGACGACACGGCGGCCGGCGCCGCACTGGCGGCGCTCGGGGCCCGGATCGTGGCCGACACCCCGGCCGCCGGGCTCAACGCCGCCCTCGCGCACGGTGAGCGCACGGTGCGGTCGGCCCGGCCCCGGGCTGCCCTCGCCGCGCTCAACGCCGATCTGCCCGCCTTGCGACCGGCGGAATTGTCCCGCGTACTCGAATTTTCCGCCGCTTTTCCCCGCGCCTTTGTTACCGATGCCGCGGGAATCGGAACGACTTTTCTCTCCGCTGGGCCAGGAGTGGAATTGCGCCCCGCTTTCGGCGGTCCGTCGAGGGCCCGGCATCTCGCTTCGGGAGCGGCGGAGGTCACGCTGTCCGGTATCGATTCGGTGCGCCAGGACGTGGACACGGGCGACGATCTGCGGGCCGCACTGGCGCTGGGCGTCGGCCCGTACACGGCGGGGCGCTGGGCCGCGGGGGTCCGGGCGGCGGACCGATAG
- a CDS encoding lysophospholipid acyltransferase family protein, which translates to MSRRRIGFWYRLAAVIAKPPLVILFKRDWRGMEHIPADGGFITAVNHNSYLDPLSYGHFQYNTGRVPRLLAKAGLFKTPFVGMMLRGTGQIPVYRETTNALDAFRAAVDAIERGECVAFYPEGTLTRDPEMWPMTAKTGAARVALMTRAPVIPVAQWGANLAVPPYATEKKVRLFPRKTLQVQAGPPVDLSRFYDREPTPDVLREATEAIMVAVTAQLAQVRGEKAPAELYDPRKARAEQRRRAEGKGPK; encoded by the coding sequence GTGTCCCGCCGCAGAATCGGCTTCTGGTACCGCCTGGCGGCGGTCATCGCGAAACCGCCGCTGGTGATTCTGTTCAAGCGCGACTGGCGGGGAATGGAACACATTCCGGCCGACGGCGGATTCATCACCGCGGTCAATCACAACTCGTACCTGGACCCTCTTTCGTACGGGCATTTCCAGTACAACACCGGACGGGTGCCGCGGCTCCTCGCCAAGGCGGGCCTCTTCAAGACCCCCTTCGTCGGAATGATGCTGCGCGGCACCGGCCAGATCCCCGTGTACCGCGAGACCACGAACGCGCTGGACGCCTTCCGGGCCGCTGTCGACGCCATCGAGCGCGGTGAGTGCGTCGCCTTCTATCCCGAGGGCACCCTCACCCGGGACCCCGAGATGTGGCCGATGACCGCCAAGACCGGCGCCGCCCGCGTCGCGTTGATGACCAGGGCTCCGGTCATCCCCGTCGCGCAGTGGGGCGCCAACCTGGCGGTGCCGCCCTACGCCACGGAGAAGAAGGTGCGGCTCTTCCCCCGCAAGACCCTCCAGGTCCAGGCGGGACCGCCCGTCGACCTCTCCCGGTTCTACGACAGGGAACCGACGCCCGACGTGCTGCGCGAGGCGACCGAGGCCATCATGGTCGCGGTCACCGCGCAGCTGGCGCAGGTGCGCGGCGAGAAGGCGCCCGCCGAACTCTACGACCCCCGCAAGGCCCGTGCGGAACAACGGCGCAGGGCCGAAGGAAAGGGACCCAAGTGA
- a CDS encoding Lrp/AsnC family transcriptional regulator, whose translation MVQAYILIQTEVGKASTVAETIAKIPGVIQAEDVTGPYDVIVRAQADTVDELGRMVVAKVQQVDGITRTLTCPVVHL comes from the coding sequence GTGGTACAGGCGTACATCCTTATCCAGACCGAGGTGGGCAAGGCGTCGACCGTCGCCGAGACCATCGCCAAGATTCCGGGAGTGATCCAGGCAGAGGACGTCACCGGCCCCTACGACGTGATCGTGCGAGCCCAGGCCGACACGGTCGATGAACTCGGACGCATGGTGGTCGCCAAGGTCCAGCAGGTGGACGGCATCACCCGAACCCTGACCTGTCCGGTCGTTCACCTGTAG